From Fusarium fujikuroi IMI 58289 draft genome, chromosome FFUJ_chr07, a single genomic window includes:
- a CDS encoding related to phosphatidylinositol-glycan biosynthesis, class O protein (PIG-O): MPQKPKAKPKAQQQPPQTEHQKIAEQWAKAERARAAQQAANAKFGLPPTEENVEVLERRREALDKRRQNTYEKRWRWTAAFWVVLLAIHALGIWLFTSGFLLTRLVLEDKSNCTLPPIENTKGSLNVDRGCWHPKSFDRAVVVLIDALRYDFTVPEDPAQAQHFHNAFPYLYETAVKSPQNSFLRPFIADPPTATMQRLKGLTTGTLPTFVDVGSNFAGAAIEEDNLLMQLKDAGKKIAHLGDDTWWSLFPGYFEPNISKAYDSFNVWDLHTVDNGVIDNIFPLLNKERKGEWDLLIGHCLGVDHAGHRYGPDHPAMGAKLRQMDDFIRKLVESIDDKTLLVVMGDHGMDSKGDHGGESDDEVEAALWMYSKKPFFGRTSSDFAIPPPNAKVRPVNQIDLVPTLALLLGIPIPFNNLGGPIEEAFAGTKGNDWRNLNTVSRVAAAGIERYQASYHKARGLTQADGAESPAALWEAARVIAKNDRDAYVAFTKFQETTLSVCKDLWARFDVPRMIMGIVVFGFGLVLLLMYSSREEEDEYVIMNDAELDYAEKKLELLAFKENQPETVEVLHKQILKGLWDPKILFTVSVLTGVGLYRQQPIEGLAALVAVLFMAGLSSSLHDAGRSILNVFPSTFWGWLAVIFTISQSIGFASNSYTIWEDSILLFFITTFGVASAVSAFRIEARRERYLGIYHSVAFIILGRLASYSKLCREEQMPYCTSTYYASSTSSTSAIWQLAIPFGVYLILPAIIKSFLVTSRSYEGLAPTWIGYVIRGGLFLSALYWVIDAADNGGWLEGRLAEGTPKTIGVYLAQIVLALAFIAGSTAFVWAPPCVSLLQSAGAGGRPVVTIIGYGNAIGARYLLLPLNLLLGCFLLSKPMGGGALALMFWQILTLAELLDLNELKTNPIGPIMLAVLGNFYYFKTGHQAVLSSIQWDSAFIPLFSIRYPWTPIVVILNSFAGQIIAAASVPLLALWKVGPKQKGVLETATRGIGVFIIYYAVEALATMSWAGWLRRHLMLYRVFSPRFMLASTVLLVLDLVTILVTLTGLRSNTLSLGEVFGWAD; encoded by the coding sequence ATGCCACAGAAGCCAAAGGCTAAGCCCaaggctcagcagcagcctcccCAGACCGAACATCAGAAGATTGCGGAACAATGGGCTAAAGCTGAAAGAGCTCGTGCTGCTCAACAAGCCGCCAATGCAAAATTCGGACTCCCTCCCACCGAAGAGAACGTAGAGGTTCTGGAGCGACGACGCGAAGCGCTCGACAAGAGACGGCAAAACACATATGAGAAGCGCTGGCGATGGACTGCTGCCTTCTGGGTCGTCCTGCTAGCTATCCACGCGCTCGGCATCTGGCTCTTCACAAGTGGTTTCTTGTTGACACGGCTGGTGCTGGAGGACAAGTCGAACTGCACACTACCTCCAATTGAGAACACCAAGGGCTCATTGAATGTCGATCGCGGTTGCTGGCACCCTAAGTCTTTCGACAGAGCCGTTGTCGTTCTAATTGACGCGCTTCGATACGACTTTACTGTTCCCGAGGATCCGGCGCAAGCTCAGCACTTCCACAATGCTTTCCCCTACCTCTACGAGACAGCTGTCAAGTCGCCTCAGAATTCCTTCCTTCGCCCTTTTATCGCTGATCCTCCGACCGCGACGATGCAGAGACTCAAAGGTCTCACGACGGGAACACTGCCTActtttgttgatgttggaagcAACTTTGCTGGCGCGGCTATCGAGGAAGACAACTTGTTGATGCAGCTGAAGGACGCTGGCAAGAAGATTGCtcatcttggcgatgataCGTGGTGGTCTCTCTTCCCTGGTTACTTCGAGCCCAATATTAGCAAGGCCTATGACAGCTTCAACGTCTGGGATCTCCACACTGTTGATAACGGCGTTATTGACAACATCTTCCCGCTATTGAACAAGGAGCGAAAGGGCGAATGGGATCTTCTTATTGGACAttgtcttggtgttgaccaTGCTGGTCACCGATACGGACCTGATCACCCTGCCATGGGAGCCAAGCTTCGCCAGATGGACGACTTTATCCGCAAGCTTGTCGAGAGCATTGATGATAAGACACTTCTTGTTGTCATGGGCGATCACGGTATGGACAGTAAGGGTGATCACGGCGGTGAGAGCGACGACGAAGTTGAGGCTGCTCTCTGGATGTACTCAAAGAAGCCCTTCTTTGGCAGAACCTCCTCCGACTTTGCTATTCCCCCCCCCAACGCCAAGGTTCGACCAGTGAACCAGATTGATCTCGTTCCTACCCTCGCGCTGCTTCTTGGTATTCCTATTCCCTTCAATAACCTAGGAGGACCAATTGAGGAGGCGTTTGCTGGTACCAAGGGCAACGACTGGCGTAACCTCAACACTGTTTCGCGTGTTGCTGCAGCTGGGATTGAGAGATACCAGGCATCTTACCACAAGGCCCGAGGACTGACTCAGGCCGACGGCGCCGAGTCTCCCGCTGCTCTTTGGGAGGCTGCTCGCGTTATTGCCAAGAATGATCGCGATGCTTACGTTGCCTTCACCAAGTTCCAGGAGACTACTCTATCTGTCTGCAAGGACCTCTGGGCACGCTTCGATGTTCCTCGTATGATCATGGGTATTGTCGTCTTTGGGTTTGGCCTCGTCTTGCTTTTGATGTACTCATCTcgggaggaggaagatgagtaCGTTATTATGAATGACGCCGAGCTCGACTATGCCGAGAAAAAGCTGGAACTCTTGGCTTTCAAGGAGAACCAGCCTGAGACAGTGGAAGTCTTGCACAAACAGATCCTCAAGGGGCTTTGGGACCCCAAGATTCTCTTTACTGTCTCTGTTCTTACAGGTGTAGGCCTGTATCGCCAGCAGCCTATCGAGGGCCTTGCTGCTCTCGTTGCAGTGCTCTTCATGGCTGGTCTCAGCTCTTCCCTGCATGATGCAGGCAGGAGTATTCTCAATGTCTTCCCCTCGACTTTCTGGGGCTGGCTGGCTGTGATTTTCACCATTAGCCAATCGATCGGGTTTGCTTCCAACTCCTACACCATCTGGGAAGATTCaatccttctcttttttatcaCCACTTTTGGTGTGGCCAGTGCAGTCTCTGCATTCCGCATTGAGGCTCGACGGGAGAGATATCTAGGCATTTACCACTCTGTTGCCTTTATCATTCTCGGCCGTCTCGCCTCGTATTCCAAGCTTTGTCGCGAAGAGCAGATGCCGTACTGCACTTCTACGTACTACGCCTCTTCgacctcttcaacctctgcAATTTGGCAGCTTGCCATCCCTTTTGGTGTATACCTTATTCTTCCAGCCATTATCAAATCTTTCCTCGTCACAAGCAGGTCGTATGAGGGTCTGGCCCCAACTTGGATTGGCTATGTCATCCGTGGAGGCCTGTTTTTGTCTGCCTTGTACTGGGTTATTGATGCCGCTGACAATGGCGGCTGGCTCGAGGGACGTCTCGCCGAAGGAACCCCCAAGACCATTGGAGTTTATCTAGCCCAGATTGTCCTCGCTCTCGCCTTCATTGCCGGAAGCACTGCTTTTGTTTGGGCGCCTCCCTGCGTCTCCCTCCTTCAATCTGCTGGAGCTGGCGGTCGTCCTGTTGTCACTATTATTGGATATGGTAACGCTATTGGTGCTCGCTACTTGTTGCTCCCGCTTAACCTTCTTTTGGGATGCTTCCTCCTTTCGAAGCCCATGGGCGGTGGTGCCCTTGCTCTTATGTTCTGGCAGATTCTTACCCTGGCTGAGCTTTTGGATCTCAACGAGCTCAAGACCAACCCCATTGGGCCCATTATGCTTGCTGTACTTGGAAACTTCTACTATTTCAAGACGGGCCACCAGGCTGTACTGTCCAGCATTCAGTGGGATAGCGCTTTCATCCCTCTCTTTAGCATCCGCTACCCTTGGACCCCTATCGTGGTTATCCTTAACAGCTTTGCGGGCCAGATCATCGCTGCTGCGTCTGTACCACTGCTCGCTCTGTGGAAGGTCGGTCCCAAGCAGAAGGGAGTTTTAGAGACAGCCACCCGCGGCATCggcgtcttcatcatctacTATGCCGTTGAAGCCCTGGCTACTATGAGctgggctggctggctgCGCCGTCACCTGATGCTCTATCGTGTATTCAGCCCCCGCTTCATGCTTGCGAGCACCGTCCTGCTcgttcttgatctggtgACTATTCTCGTCACTCTGACTGGCCTGCGTAGCAACACCTTGTCCCTTGGCGAGGTGTTCGGGTGGGCCGATTAG